In a single window of the Bactrocera dorsalis isolate Fly_Bdor chromosome 2, ASM2337382v1, whole genome shotgun sequence genome:
- the LOC105226552 gene encoding 40S ribosomal protein S27, producing MPLAKDLLHPLPAEEKRKHKLKRLVQHPNSYFMDVKCPGCYRITTVFSHAQGVVVCAGCATILCQPTGGRAKLTEGCSFRRKPQ from the exons ATGCCG CTAGCAAAAGATTTACTGCACCCATTGCCCGCTGAAGAGAAGCGTAAGCACAAGCTGAAGCGCTTGGTGCAACATCCCAACTCTTACTTCATGGACGTCAAGTGCCCCGGCTGCTACAGAATTACCACAGTTTTCAGTCATGCTCAAGGCGTCGTTGTATGTGCGGGATGTGCCACAATTCTGTGCCAACCCACAGGAGGACGTGCTAAACTTACTGAGG gTTGTTCTTTCAGAAGGAAGCCTCAGTAG
- the LOC105226551 gene encoding protein bag-of-marbles, whose translation MAIYHQPSCKNDSQILNTNMETISQELSSLLIGGELDSVGAIGLTATTKSPEVIGLPMPYVESCVAHLSNNCLKDDKSCGNVTGAVEKSRTMNTREAHMFQLYRQYYYHHQLQNQQMHQNKRNNQQHFHIASNLYGSAATSHSDAIAQFHSAIAPGTTGLNDGVNCNYSSVPILSKEISQIRSSNDTNLTCGVSSKASTAPKFEFHFLRHQNSNALHPDTNAVPLISSASFNSGETDFYRSGSRNNNGTVNKVNGVSQRRFSKYNDTLKEQEIDYDKIVVDLSTLGLPLDNKEPNPVLRLFGLLRKMHYYLNDVLPLNAFDADIQLQAGKMQTDAQTKCSMPCTMNVQYQVKQAAKKCTIFLCEMQRILNAHKVYNMELELHMECEQSLNKLRNFLTQFETFKRIEMEHKRGQFVTEQARTQTQLLEKLILQLNDQIREAHIYVHAFNWAVERTNRSTIYNTGLKHEIVTPNNNDGSVFGEAVVATAFTGRGVVGFTHAMSATNGDIDQQTTTVNETYFNADAGAVINIFNDTDRRHIGAGQK comes from the exons ATGGCTATTTATCACCAACCAAGTTGTAAAAATGATAGTCAAATACTGAATACCAATATGGAAACTATTTCACAAGAATTGAGTTCACTGCTTATTGGTGGCGAATTAGATTCTGTTGGTGCAATTGGAttaacggcaacaacaaaaagccctGAGGTAATCGGATTGCCAATGCCTTACGTAGAGTCCTGTGTTGCTCATTTAAGTAATAACTGTTTGAAAGATGATAAAAGTTGTGGAAATGTGACTGGAGCAGTAGAAAAATCCCGCACAATGAACACCAGGGAGGCACACATGTTTCAGTTATATCGTCAATATTATTATCATCACCAACTTCAAAATCAGCAAATGcatcaaaataaaagaaacaatcAACAACATTTCCATATTGCATCAAATTTATATGGTTCGGCAGCCACATCTCACTCAGATGCAATAGCACAGTTTCATTCTGCAATAGCCCCTGGAACTACTGGGTTGAATGATGGCGTAAATTGCAATTACAGCTCAGTACCAATTCTATCTAAGGAAATTTCACAAATTCGCTCTTCAAATGACACCAATTTAACTTGTGGAGTATCGTCTAAAGCTTCTACTGCGCCTAAATTTGAATTTCACTTCTTACGTCACCAAAATTCCAATGCACTTCATCCCGACACCAATGCAGTGCCACTTATTTCCAGCGCTTCTTTCAATTCTGGCGAAACTGATTTCTATCGTTCTGGAAGCCGCAACAATAATGGAACTGTCAACAAAGTAAATGGCGTTAGTCAACGtagattttcaaaatacaacGACACATTGAAGGAACAAGAAATTGATTACGACAAAATTGTAGTCGATTTATCCACTCTTGGTCTACCATTGGATAA CAAGGAGCCTAACCCAGTTTTGCGTTTATTTGGTCTGCTTCGAAAAATGCATTATTATTTGAACGACGTTTTACCATTAAATGCGTTTGATGCCGATATACAATTGCAAGCAGGTAAAATGCAAACAGATGCACAGACAAAGTGTTCCATGCCTTGTACCATGAATGTGCAATATCAAGTGAAGCAGGCTGcaaaaaaatgtacaattttcTTATGTGAAATGCAACGCATTTTGAACGCACACAAAGTGTACAACATGGAGTTGGAGTTGCATATGGAGTGTGAACAGTCCTTAAATAAGTTGCGCAATTTCTTAACACAATTTGAGACATTTAAACGAATTGAAATGGAGCATAAACGTGGACAATTTGTTACCGAACAAGCACGCA CTCAAACACAGTTGCTGGAAAAACTCATACTGCAGCTCAATGATCAAATACGCGAGGCACACATCTACGTACATGCCTTCAACTGGGCAGTGGAGCGCACAAACCGTTCGACAATATATAATACAGGACTGAAACATGAAATAGTCACACCTAATAACAACGATGGCTCAGTTTTTGGTGAAGCAGTAGTAGCCACAGCATTTACTGGCCGTGGTGTTGTGGGATTTACACATGCAATGAGCGCAACTAATGGTGACATTGATCAGCAAACTACTACCGTAAACGAAACCTATTTCAACGCTGATGCGGGTGCCGTTATTAACATTTTCAACGACACTGATCGGCGTCACATTGGTGCCGGTCAAAAGTAA
- the LOC105226550 gene encoding protein takeout, with protein sequence MSRISWIPLFACAVLYMQSATAQKALDFERCRYGDSVCHTKITNELIKKYGATGVRSLHIPPFDPLRIKSLVLPPNPKALINARLSFTNVDITGLTNAQNIKVEGFTRDVTSPISLSCTVPKARFSGAYEGEGKILGANFQGKGNCVIELSDINLTSKIDAKLVQKSGKNYLVINNVSLVMSKPKNVRYQLDGLYHGNPELSATANDFLNGNADEIFEGMRPDMQEIFAVVLHEYMTKCFNEWPYDDLFLPE encoded by the exons ATGTCGCGGATTAGCTGGATACCGTTATTCGCGTGTGCAGTACTTTACATGCAATCAGCAACGGCGCAAAAAG CACTGGACTTTGAGCGCTGCCGCTACGGTGATTCGGTGTGCCACACAAAGATTACCAACGAACTGATAAAAAAGTACGGCGCAACTGGTGTGCGTTCACTACATATCCCGCCCTTCGATCCATTGCGTATTAAATCGCTTGTATTGCCGCCGAATCCAAAAGCTCTCATAAATGCACGCTTGTCCTTCACAAATGTCGACATAACTGGTTTGACGAATGCACAAAACATCAAAGTCGA AGGCTTCACACGCGATGTCACAAGTCCGATATCACTGTCATGCACCGTCCCGAAAGCGAGATTTAGCGGTGCCTATGAAGGCGAAGGCAAAATTCTTGGCGCGAATTTCCAAGGCAAAGGAAATTGCGTAATAGAGCTAT CTGATATAAACCTCACTAGCAAAATAGATGCCAAATTAGTGCAGAAAAGCGGCAAGAATTACTTAGTCATCAATAATGTATCATTGGTTATgtcgaaaccgaaaaatgtgCGTTACCAACTTGATGGACTCTACCATGGCAACCCGGAATTGAGCGCAACAGCGAACGATTTCCTCAATGGCAATGCGGATGAAATATTCGAAGGCATGCGTCCGGATATGCAAGAGATTTTTGCAGTGGTCCTACATGAATACATGACAAAATGTTTTAATGAATGGCCATACGATGATCTTTTTCTGCCCGAGTAA